A window of Pseudomonas putida genomic DNA:
CGGTCCCAAAGCTGCCGGTCAGGCTGATACGCGGGAAAAACGCTGCCCGCGCCGCGCCAATATCGGCGTTGCGCGCCCGCAGCCGATGCTCGGCGGCGAGGATGTCCGGGCGACGTTCGATCAGCGCCGACGGCGCGCCCGGGGCGATGTCCTGCAGGACCATCGGCGCCTCGTCGCGCTCGGCCGGGATCGCCTTCGCCGCGTCCGCGCTGCCCAGCAGCAGCACCAGGGCGTTGTAGGCCTGGCGCTGCTCGCGCACGATGCCTTCCAGCTCGGCCCGCGACTGCTCGACCAGCCCCAGCGCCTCCTGGTGATCCAGCGCCGTGGCCGTGCCGGCGGTGCGCCGCTGGCCGACCAGGGCCAGCGAATCCTCGGCGGCTGGCCAGGGTCTGGCGGGTCAGCGCCAGGCGCCGCTCGGCGCCGTCCAGGGTCAGGTAGGCCTGGCTCACCTCGGAGATCAGGGCGATGCGCGCGGCACGCGCGACTTCCTCGGTGGCCAGGTACTGTTCCAGTGCCGCATCGCTCAGGCTTTTGACACGGCCGAACAGGTCCACTTCGTATTCCGGCAGCGACAACCCCACCTGATAGGTGCTGCTGACCCCTTCGCGGCCATCGCTCGACAAGTCGGTCGGCAAGTGCTGGCGGTTGCCGGAAGCCCCGGCATTCAAGCCCGGGACCCGGTCGGCACGCTGGATGCGGTACTGCGCGCGGGCCTGCTCGATATCCAGCAGGGTCTGGCGCAGCGAGCGGTTGTTGTCCAGCGCGGTCCCCACCAGCTGGCGCAGGGACGGGTCGACGATGAACGCCTGCCAGTCCAGTTGCTCCACCGCCCGGCCGCGATGGCCGGCGGCATCGCCCCACGCGGTCGCCACCGGCGCCTCGGGGCGCTGGTAGGTCGGTGCCAGGGAGCAGCCGGCCAAAGTGACGGCCAGCGCGAACGGAATTGCAAGATTGCGCATGAGCATCACTGGGTTACCTCGACAGCGTGTTGCACGGGGGCCGGCTTGCGCTTGAGCAGCTTCAGCACGAATACGAAACAGATCGGCACGAACACCACGCCCAGCAAGGTGGCGCTGAGCATGCCGCCGATCACCCCGGTACCGATGGCGCGCTGACTGGCCGCACCGGCGCCGGTGGCGATGGCCAGCGGCACCACGCCGAGGATGAAGGCCATGGAGGTCATCACGATCGGGCGGAAACGCAGGCGCGCGGCCTCGATGGCGGCGTCGCTCAGGCTGTAGCCCTTCTCCCACAGTTCCTTGGCGAACTCGACGATCAGGATGGCGTTCTTCGCCGCCAGGCCAATGATGGTGATCAGGCCGACCTTGAAGTACACGTCGTTGGGCATGCCGGTGAGCGTCACCGCCCACACCGCCACCCAGAGCACCGATCGGCACGATCAACATGACCGTCAGCGGGATCGCCCAGCTCTCGTACAGCGCCACCAGCAGCAGGAACACCACCAAGATGGCCAGGGCGAACAGGCTGGCCGCCTGGCCGCTGGACACCTTCTCCTGGTAGGAAAGGCCCGTCCAGGCGTAGCCGATACCCGGCGGCAGCTCGCTGACCAGGCGCTCCATCTCGGCCATCGCCTGGCCAGTACTATGCCCCGGCGAAGCGTCGCCGGCGATGCGGATGGACGGGTAGCCGTTGTAGCGCACCAGTTGCACCGGCCCCTCTTCCCACTGGGTGGTGACGAAGGCGCTGAACGGCACCTGCTCGCCGTTGGCATTCGGGGCATAGAGGCGCAGCACGCTTTCGGGGGTCATGCGTTCGCCTTGCTCAGCCTGCACCACCACGCGCTGCTGGCGCCCGGCATTGGTGAAGTCGTTGATCACCGCCGAACCGAAAGCCGTGGCCAAGGTGCTGTTGATGGCCTCGAAGCTCACCCCCAGTGTTCGGGCTTTTTCCCGGTCGATGTGCACACGCAACTGCGGCGCCTCGGCCAGGCCTTCCATCATCGCATAGAGAATCACCGGGTTGCTGTTGGCGCGGGCCAGCAGTTGGTCACGGGCGGCGAGCAGCGCTTCACGGCCAAGGCCACCACGGTCCATCAGACGCAGGGCGAAACCGCCGGAGTTGCCCAGGCCGTCGATGGGCGGCGGCATAACCGCGGTGATGGCACCATCACCGTTGGCGGCGAACTGCGCATTGATCGCTGCCGTTTCCGCCTCTGCCGATTGCGTCTTGTCACGCTGCGACCAGTCCTTGAAGGTGGGGAACGCCAGCGCGGCGTTGTCGCCCTGACCCGAGAAACTGAAGCCGCTGACGATGAACGAGTTGGCCACCGCCTCACGAGACATCAGGAATTTTTCCAGCGTCTCGGCGGTGTGGTCGGTGCGTACCCGGCTGGCGCCTGGCGGCAACTGTACGTCGACGACGCTGTAGCCCAGGTCTTCAGCTGGCACGAAGGCCTCCGGTAGACGCAGGTAGGAATAGCCCAGCACCACCAGGATGCCGACATACGCCAGCATCCAGCGCCCGGCACGCGCCACCAGCCCGTTATTGAGCAACGAATAGCGCTCGGTGATATGGGCGAAGCCACGGTTGAAGGCACCGAAGAAACCGCCCTTCTCATGATGGCCCTGAGGCACTGGCTTGAGCAGCGTGGCGCACAGCGCTGGGGTGAAGGTCAAGGCCAGGAAGCCGGAGAACAGGATCGAGACAGCCAGAGACACAGAGAACTGCTGGTAGATCACCCCCACCGAACCGGACATGAACGCCAAAGGCAGGAATACCGCCGCCAGTACCAGGGTGATACCAATAATGGCCCCGGAAACCTGCCCCATGGCCTTGATGGTCGCCTCCACCGGCGACAGGCCTTCCTCGGCCATCAAGCGCTCGACGTTCTCCACCACCACGATGGCGTCGTCCACCAAGATGCCGATGGCCAGCACCATGCCGAACATGGTCATCATATTCACCGAGAAGCCGAGCAGCTTCATGATCATCAGCGTCCCGAGCAGGCACACCGGTACCACGATCGAGGGCACCAGGGTGTAGCGGACGTTCTGCAGGAACAGGAACATCACCAGGAACACCAGCACCATGGCTTCGATCAAGGTGTGGATCACCTTCTCGATGGCCACGTCGACGAAGCGCGAGGTATCGTACGGCACCGAATACTCGACCCCTTCGGGGAAGAACTGCGACAGTTCGGCCAAGCGCTCCTTGACCAGCGTCGCGGTCTGAATGGCGTTGGCGCCCGGCGCCAGCTGCACCGCGCCGGCCACCGCCGGGTGGCCGTTCAGGCGTGCCGACAGGTTGTAGTTCTCGCTACCGATGGCCATGCGCGCGACATCACGCAGGCGTACGCTGGAGCCATCCGGGTTGGCGCGCAGGACGATGCCGGCGAAAGCCTCCGGCGTGTCGAGGGTGCCCTGCACCGCCAGGGTGGCGGTCAGTTCCTGCTCGCTGGCGCCCGGCGTGCTGCCGAAGCTGCCGGCCGGCACCTGGACGTTCTGGCCGCGAATCGCCGTGTTGATGTCGTCGATGGACAGGCCATAGCCCACCAGTTTCTGTGGGTCCACCCAGACCCGCATGGCCGCTTCCGAGGCGAAGAACTGCAGCTTGCCCACGCCAGGCACGCGCAGCAGTTCGTTGTTGATGTTACGCGCGGCATAGTCGGCCAAGGCCGTGGTATCGCCACGGTTGCCAGCCGTGCTGGTCAGGGCGTAGATCAGCAGGAAACCGGAACTGGCCTGCTCGACTTTCAGCCCTTGGGTCAGCACCGCCTGAGGCATGCGCGCCTCGGCCTGTTTCAAACGGTTCTGCACATCGACCTGCGCCATGTCCGGGTCGGTGCCTGGCTCGAAGGTCACCATCACTTCGGCCACGCCGTTGGAGTTGTTGGTGGACTCGTAGTACAGCAGGCCCTTGGCGCCATTGAGCGACTGTTCGATGATGCTGGTCACCGACTCCACCATGACCTTGGCCGAAGCGCCGGGGTAGGAGGCGGTGATGGAAATCTGCGGTGGCGCCACGTTGGGGTACTGGGCCACGGGCAAGGATGGAATCACCAGCAGGCCCGCCAGTGAAACGAACAACGCCACGACCCAGGCGAAGTTCGGGCGATGGATGAAGAATCTGGACATCTCACTTCCCTCGCATCACTGGGCGGCAGCCGTTTGTTTCTGGGCAGGCGCCACCGGCATACCGGGGGCCAGCCCGGCCGGGCTGCCGACGATCACCTGATCACCCGGCTCCAGCCCCTCGGTAATCTGCCAGCGCGAACCCTGCATCACGCCGGTTCGCACGACGCGTGCCTCAGCGATACCATTGGCGGCGACCAATACCCGCGCCTGGCCGTCACTGCCTCGCTGGACCGCACGCTGAGGAACCAGGATGGCGTGGTTGTCGGTGCCTTGCGGCGTGCGCACGCGCACATACATGCCCGGCAAGAGGGTGCCGTCCGCGTTGTCGAAACGCCCCCGCAGGATGACCTGGCCGGTACCGCGGTCCACACTCACATCGGTGAACATGAGCTCGCCCGAGCGCTGGAAATCGGTGCCTTCCACTTGCGCGGTCAGGCGCTGGCTGTCGGCCGAAAGTGCGCCGTCCTTCACCGCTTGTCGCAGGCGCAGCGCGTCAGCGGCAGACTGCGTGAAGTCGATGTAGATCGGGTCGAGTTGTTGGATACGCGCCATCAGCGTCGCATCCCCCTGCCCCACCAACGCGCCTTCGGTGGCCAGCGCACGGCCAATGCGTCCGGAGATCGGCGCAGTGACAGTGGCGTAGCCCAGGTTAAGGCGAGCGGCCTGCACATCGGCCTGCGCGGAACGTACCGCCGCACGGGCACTGCGCAACTCGGCAGTGGCGCTGTCGAAGTCCTGCTGGCTGACCGCCTCGATCTTGACCAGCGGCTCATAGCGCTTCACACGTGCCTGGGCTTCCTGCTGCATGGCCTGGGCACGGGCGAGGTCCGCCTCGGCGCGGGCCAGGGCGGCCTTGAACGGCGCCGGGTCGATCTGGAACAGCACATCCCCCGCCTTGACGTCAGCCCCTTCCTCGAAGCGCTTGTGCAACACGATACCCGGCACCCGCGCCCGCACCTCTGCGACGCGCATCGGCTCGACCCGGCCCGGCAACTCAGCGGCCAAGGTCACCTGCTCGGAGGCCAACGTCACGATTTCCACCGGGTAGCTCGCATTGGCTGCACCGTACTGCTCTGCTGCGGGCTCGCACCCGGCCAAGGCAATCGCCACAGCGAGTACGCCCACTCTTATCGAACCTGTCTTGCCCATCACTCACCCGAGCCTTGATTGAAAACGGGGCGAATGCTACTTTTCAAACCCAGATGAGTCAATGATGTCTCATATAAATCAAACAAGGCTCCTCATGATCACTTCAGGCTTCCCACCTTCATCGCTTCCCGCCAAGCTGGTGAATGCCCTCTATGCCGCTGCCGCCTTGCGGCCCAGAGCGTCCATGGGTGAACTGGCGGCGTTGGCGGGCATCAGCCGGGCCACCTTGCACCGTTACTGCGGGACGAGAGACAACCTCGATAGCCAGCTCGAACAGCACGCCAAAGACACGCTGATGCAGATCCTCGACAACAGCGATACGTTGGCCTCCACAGAGCCCCTGGCCGCGTTGCGTCAGCTGATCCGCGCGCACCTGGCCCAAAGTGAACTGATCGCATTCCTCGCCTCCCGTTACCCTGTGCACATGAGCGTGCAGCACGACCTCCGGTTCTATCTGGAACGGCTCGATGCATTGTTCTTCAGCGGCCAGCGACAGGGTGTATTTCGCGCGGATGTCACCGCGGCATTGCTGACCGAGATGTTCGTATCGCTGTTGCATGGCATGGTCGATGCCCGCCAACGAGGGCGCGCGCCGAGGGAGAGTGCAACGGTGCTGGAGAACGCGTTCCTGCAGGGCATTGCAGCGCGGGCGCCCTGTTGAGCGCCCGCATGGAGGCAACAGCCGTGAGGCCGCTATTGCGTCAAAGGTAGGGAATGAACGCTATTGCTCGTCGCCATCGAGCGGCGTACTCCAGATCACCAGCTCAAGGGCAGCGGCGATCTGGATGCGATGGTCGGCAAGCGGGACAGGCAGCAGGTCCTGGGCGCGCTCCAGTCGGCGCAGCAAGGTGTTGCGATGCGTACGCAGTACCTCGGCGGTCTGGGTGATGTTGCAGCCATTGGCCAGGAAGGCGTGCAACGAATGCTGAAGTACCGTGGGCTCGGTCGCCAAGCGCCCCAGGGTGCTCAAGACGAACTGCCTGGCCGCGCGGGCATCTTGGGTCATCAGCGACACCATCCTCACCTGATCGATCGTGGCAACGGCAGGTGAACCCGCCAACCGGCCCATCAACCGCTGGGTGGTCAAGGCTTCCAGGTGCGAGCGCCGGAAGCCATTCATCCCCGCGCCCGCCGAACCGATTGCCGCGCGTATCTTGGGAAATTGTCGAGCGACACCTTGCAAAAGGTTCAGGTCCAGCGGCTTTGCCGCATTGCACCAGGCCCACAGGGTCGCAGGGCCCGCGAATACGATCAGAGGCGCTACCGTACCCGTGAGCTGCGCCAGGGCTCGCGCCATATCTTCCAGCGGGCGAATCTCGGCGTCCGGGGTTTCGCTCCAGACGAGGCAGGCGTGATGCCTCTGAGCCAGGCTGTAGCCCAGTCGCCTGCCAAATTGCTCGGCGTCCACATCCCTGCCGTCGAGCAGCCGGCTTACGAGGCTGCGTTTATCGATAGGGTCGTCATGGGCCTGGGCGCTCTTTTCTTCGAGGATGATCTGGGTCACCACACGCATGTTGCTGTCGATGAACGTCGAGATCGACCGCGACGAGACCTCCAGGAACTCCGCGAGCAGCGCGGGATCCTGCGTCAGGCTGAAGGCCATCTTCATCCACAGGTCCCAGGCTGCGTTCTGTGTCGACCTTGCGACATTCATCAGCAGCTCGGAGAGCCCCCTGCGGGCGAGCTCCCTGGCCGTGTCCACCATGTCAGCAGACACGTAGGGCTCCACCGGCTCCCCAGGGCGCTGCAGATTGGCATTGGCCCAGTGCAGCAACTCTGCCCGATTGGCGCGCCGGCACGCGGCGAGGATGACCGGATCCTCCAGCAACTTGGCATCTTCCGGTGTAGAAAACAGTGCCTGGTTCAGGCGCTCGATCCACTCGGGCGGCAGCGCCTGAGCGAGTTCGGCACCTTTGCGCATGAGCTCGCGAACGGCTTCCGAGGGGCGTGGCCAGGGGAATGGCGTGCTGGTCATGATCAGTGCAAATCGCTCAAAAATCGTCTGGTAAATGGTGCAGTTCGTACCTTGGCTCAAGGCCAGGGGAAACCTAGCATGAACTCACTGCCTGAACAAAAAATACAAGGAGGCACCGTGACGCTTCATGTCCCTTTTTTGGGTTTAGCGCAGTGGCAAGCGGGTTTGTTTCCTGATGCCAGCAGTTGGGGGGATCAACCCGCCTGCGCCAACCGTTCTTTCAATCTGGAGTGTTCTCAATGTCAGCCTCTCGCGACTCCATGCCAAGCCTGCCCGTGGTAACCCGCTCGACTTCAGCGCAAGAGATTGCGCTGCTGAGCGACCAAGCAGGAGCGGTCATCATTCGCAACTTCATGCCCCCCGAACAAGTCGTGCGGATCAACAACGAACTCGACGCTCCCTTGGCCGCGCTCGATGCCGGCTCCAAGCATGAGCACGCGCTGATCGCCGAGTTCCACGGCCATCAGACCAAACGGCTCACCAACCTCGTCACCCACAGCAAGACCTTTCGTGAGGAAATCCTCGATGACGACCTCTTCCACGAACTGGGAAACGTGCTTTTCGCCCCGGAGTGCGGAGACTGGTGGCTGACCACGGCCCAGTTGATCGAGATCGGCCCGGGCAACAAAGCGCAAATGCTGCACCGCGACATGGCGCAGTACCAACCGTTCGTGGCCATGAACAAACATGCGCCACGCGCCATCACCAACCTGATGCTGGCGCTGACCGATTTCACCGAGGAAAACGGCGCCACGCGCTTGATTCCGGGAAGCCAGGACTGGGATGACTTCAACGACGTCGGAACCCCAGAGATGACGATCCCCGCCCTGCTGAAAGCCGGGGATGCCGTGCTGTTCGGCGGCAAGGTCGTTCACGGTGGCGGGGCCAACGTGACCGCCGACTATTACCGTCGCGGGCTGACGATCCCGATGCAGGCTTCGATCATCACGCCTGAAGAAGCCTACCCGTTGATCGTGCCGCTCGAGCTGGTGCGCACGCTTTCTCCACGCGTTCAGAAGATCCTCGGTTTCCGCTCCCAATACCCCAATGGCAGCCCTGGCCTTTGGCAGCATAACTACGCAGACCTGGCGGATTACCTTCAGCTCTAGCATCCAGCGTTGACTTGCCTGGCCCTGAAGGTGCCACGACCATCCAAACGCCCAGGCAAGGAAACAGGCCAGGCATCGGTTTGCGATGCCTGGCCTTTGAGCGCCAGCCCTTCACTCCCGATAAGGCATTACCCCACGACGTGAAAACAGAACCGGTGTGCCATCGGCATTGAACAGCGCCGCCGTCAGCGATAGGCCATCAGCCGACTGGGTTTCCTCGAAACTGTGTCCACCATCGCTGCTCTGCACCATCAGCCCGTCCAACCCGACCGCCAGCACACGAGAGCCCGCTACCGCGACGCAAGTGACAGAGCCCTTGCTTTGCGTGGGCACTCGGCGAAAGCCCTTGCCGTCCGCTGAACCCTGCAACAAGGTACCGCGCTGGCCACCCAGTAGCAGACGCCCATCGGCCAGTACCGCGCCTGACCACAGGGTGCCTTCGTAGCCGGTATCCAGGTAACGCCAATTCTTCCCGTGGTCTTCGGAATGCAGCACCTGCCCATGCTCGGCCGTGGCGTAAAGCGTGCCGCGGCTGTCGGCAAACAGCCCCATCAGGTTGAGGTCGGCCCGCTTGGCCCCGGGCGGCGCTTGCACCGCCTGCTCAGCCCACGTCAGCCCCCCATCCTCGGTCGTCAGCACCAACGACCAGAGCCCTACCGCCACGCCCTGCCGGGCATTGAAGAAGTGCACGGCGAACAGCGGTCGGTCTTCTTCGGTGGCCAGGCGCTGGACCTGCCAGGACTCCCCACCATCGGTGGTGGCCAGGATCGCGCCCCAGTGGCCCACCGCCCACCCGCGCTTGGCATCCACGAACGACACCCCCGTCAATGGCGTGGACAGCGGTACCGACCTCGCCTGGCGCCACTGCTTGCCCTGGTCGTCGGACAACAACACGACACCGTGGTCGCCCACGGCAACCACGCGCTCCCCGGCCCAGCTGGCGGCCAGCATGGTGGCCTGCGTGGCATTGCTCGCCTGTACGGCCGGCACGGCCTGCAACGGCGCGGCCTGAAGAGACATCAGCGGCAATGCTGCTGCGAGCAAGGCCGCGGTGAATGAAACCCTGAATTTCATGCTTCTCTCCTCAGTGCACCAGCGCACCGATCATGCGCACGGGACGCTTACGCGGGAACACCCGCTCCAGCCAGACGGCAAAGGCCGGCAGCACGGTCATGGCCATGACCATGTTGACGATGAACATGAAGGCCAGCAGCTTGCCCATGTCAGCCTGGAACTTGAGCTCCGAGAACGCCCAGGTGGCCACGCCCACGGCCAGGGTGATGGCGGTGAAAATAGTGGCGACACCCACCTCGAGTAGCGCGCACTCGACCGCCTTGGTAATCGACTGGCCATGGGCCAGGTGCAGTTGCAGGCGATTGTAGATATAGAAGGCATAATCAACGCCAATGCCCACCGCCAGCACCATCACCGGCAAGGTGGCGATGGTCAGGCCGATCTGCAGTTCCTTCATGAACCAGTAGCCAATGAAAGTGCCGATAGTCAGCGGCAGGCAACACACCAGGACCGCTCGCAGGTCCCGGTACACCACGAACACCAGCAATGCGATGGCGGCATAGACATACAGCAGCATGGGGGTTTCGCTTTTTTCCACCTCTTCGTTGATGGCGGCCAGGACGCCGGCGTTACCGGACGCGAGGCGAACCGAAATGCCTGGCATCGGGTACTCGCTGCGAAACGCCTTGGCGGCGTCCACCACTCGGTTGATGGTGGTGGCCTTGTGGTCTGCCAGGTACAGGTGCACCGCCGACATGTTGCAGTCGGTGCGCATCAGCCCGGGCGTACGCGCCACCTCGGTGGCCAGCGCGGCGTAGTTCATCGGGTCGATGGGCACCGCCGCCATCTTCGGGTTGCCTTCGTTGTAGCCCTCGTTGAACTGGCGCATGTTGGTGGAGAAAGACGCGACCGACAGGACACCGGGCACCCCCTGCATGGCCCACACGAAGCGATCCTGGTACTGGCCCAGGGCGACATCCTCGCAGGCCACCTGGCTGCCTTCGCTGGAAGCGGCCTTGTTGACTTCGAACACCGACGCTGAGCCAGTCCAGACCTATGTCGTAGTTGCTGGCGATGGAGACCGCATCGCGATTGAAGCGCGAATTCTCGCGCAATTCCGGCGCGCCCGCCTGCAGCGTGCCAACGACACGGTCATGGCTTTGCCAGATCGCCACCAGGAACACCACCAAGGCCGCGCCAAGCACCCACTGCGCCTTGCGCGGTTCGGCGAGCCGGGCCAGGCCACGCAGCCAGCGGGTGCGCCGCTGCCGGGAAATTTCCTGAGCGGCCGCATACTTGTCATCGACACGTAGCAAGGACGCCATCAACGGCAACATCACCAGGTTGGTGATGATCTTGTAGGCCACGCCAAGCGAGGCCGTGATCGCCAGCTCCCGCACCATCGGGATCGGGATCAACAGCAGCGTCACGAAGGAAACCAGCGCGGTCACCAGCGCCAGCGTCCCGGGAATCAGCAACCCCGTGAAGCTCGAGCGCGCCGCCTCTTCGGCGCGCTTGCCGATGGCGATCTCGCGCACGATGAAGTTGATTTGCTGCACGCCATGAGAAACCCCGATGGCGAATACCAGGAAGGGCACCAGCACCGCCAGCGGGTCGAGCCCGTACCCCAACAGGCGCAGGCTGCCGAACTGCCAGACCAGCGAGGCCAGCGAACAGACCAGCGCCAGCAGCGTGAAGCGCAGGGAGTGGCAATACCAGTACACTGCCCCCGCCGTCAGCAGCAACGCCAGCAAACAGAACTCCAACACCGCTGAAGCCCCG
This region includes:
- a CDS encoding MexC family multidrug efflux RND transporter periplasmic adaptor subunit encodes the protein MGKTGSIRVGVLAVAIALAGCEPAAEQYGAANASYPVEIVTLASEQVTLAAELPGRVEPMRVAEVRARVPGIVLHKRFEEGADVKAGDVLFQIDPAPFKAALARAEADLARAQAMQQEAQARVKRYEPLVKIEAVSQQDFDSATAELRSARAAVRSAQADVQAARLNLGYATVTAPISGRIGRALATEGALVGQGDATLMARIQQLDPIYIDFTQSAADALRLRQAVKDGALSADSQRLTAQVEGTDFQRSGELMFTDVSVDRGTGQVILRGRFDNADGTLLPGMYVRVRTPQGTDNHAILVPQRAVQRGSDGQARVLVAANGIAEARVVRTGVMQGSRWQITEGLEPGDQVIVGSPAGLAPGMPVAPAQKQTAAAQ
- a CDS encoding TetR/AcrR family transcriptional regulator, coding for MITSGFPPSSLPAKLVNALYAAAALRPRASMGELAALAGISRATLHRYCGTRDNLDSQLEQHAKDTLMQILDNSDTLASTEPLAALRQLIRAHLAQSELIAFLASRYPVHMSVQHDLRFYLERLDALFFSGQRQGVFRADVTAALLTEMFVSLLHGMVDARQRGRAPRESATVLENAFLQGIAARAPC
- a CDS encoding YCF48-related protein, which gives rise to MKFRVSFTAALLAAALPLMSLQAAPLQAVPAVQASNATQATMLAASWAGERVVAVGDHGVVLLSDDQGKQWRQARSVPLSTPLTGVSFVDAKRGWAVGHWGAILATTDGGESWQVQRLATEEDRPLFAVHFFNARQGVAVGLWSLVLTTEDGGLTWAEQAVQAPPGAKRADLNLMGLFADSRGTLYATAEHGQVLHSEDHGKNWRYLDTGYEGTLWSGAVLADGRLLLGGQRGTLLQGSADGKGFRRVPTQSKGSVTCVAVAGSRVLAVGLDGLMVQSSDGGHSFEETQSADGLSLTAALFNADGTPVLFSRRGVMPYRE
- a CDS encoding phytanoyl-CoA dioxygenase family protein — protein: MSASRDSMPSLPVVTRSTSAQEIALLSDQAGAVIIRNFMPPEQVVRINNELDAPLAALDAGSKHEHALIAEFHGHQTKRLTNLVTHSKTFREEILDDDLFHELGNVLFAPECGDWWLTTAQLIEIGPGNKAQMLHRDMAQYQPFVAMNKHAPRAITNLMLALTDFTEENGATRLIPGSQDWDDFNDVGTPEMTIPALLKAGDAVLFGGKVVHGGGANVTADYYRRGLTIPMQASIITPEEAYPLIVPLELVRTLSPRVQKILGFRSQYPNGSPGLWQHNYADLADYLQL
- a CDS encoding helix-turn-helix domain-containing protein, with translation MSQGTNCTIYQTIFERFALIMTSTPFPWPRPSEAVRELMRKGAELAQALPPEWIERLNQALFSTPEDAKLLEDPVILAACRRANRAELLHWANANLQRPGEPVEPYVSADMVDTARELARRGLSELLMNVARSTQNAAWDLWMKMAFSLTQDPALLAEFLEVSSRSISTFIDSNMRVVTQIILEEKSAQAHDDPIDKRSLVSRLLDGRDVDAEQFGRRLGYSLAQRHHACLVWSETPDAEIRPLEDMARALAQLTGTVAPLIVFAGPATLWAWCNAAKPLDLNLLQGVARQFPKIRAAIGSAGAGMNGFRRSHLEALTTQRLMGRLAGSPAVATIDQVRMVSLMTQDARAARQFVLSTLGRLATEPTVLQHSLHAFLANGCNITQTAEVLRTHRNTLLRRLERAQDLLPVPLADHRIQIAAALELVIWSTPLDGDEQ